One Syntrophorhabdaceae bacterium DNA window includes the following coding sequences:
- a CDS encoding metallophosphoesterase codes for MMDRRDFLKLAGLGGAVFVMGGLSKFGYSAAAGESNGGFVFVQLSDTHWGFNDPAVNLDYAGTLRKAVALINSWKQEPDFIVFTGDLTHTTDDPKERRERLGEFRNIVKDLKVKNLKFLAGEHDAALDAGEAYREFFVETHYSFDHKGVHFIAIDNVSDPRAVIGDAQLEWLASDLKKQDKAARIVILTHRPLFDLYPAWDWATRDGAKAIDLFMPYEDVTVLYGHIHQEHHQKTGHIAHHAARGLMYPLPVAASVPKKAPVPWDTSHPYRGLGFRRVTVENKKGEYTLTELPVI; via the coding sequence ATGATGGACAGAAGGGATTTTCTTAAGCTGGCAGGGTTAGGGGGCGCCGTTTTTGTGATGGGGGGCCTCAGCAAATTCGGGTATTCGGCCGCTGCCGGCGAAAGTAACGGCGGTTTCGTCTTCGTTCAACTATCGGACACGCATTGGGGATTCAATGACCCTGCGGTCAACCTCGATTACGCGGGCACACTCCGCAAGGCAGTGGCGCTCATCAACAGCTGGAAACAGGAGCCCGATTTTATCGTTTTCACGGGGGATCTGACACATACCACCGATGACCCGAAGGAGCGCAGGGAGCGGCTCGGCGAATTCCGCAACATCGTCAAGGACCTGAAGGTTAAGAATCTGAAATTCCTTGCCGGAGAGCATGATGCTGCCCTGGATGCGGGCGAGGCATATCGTGAGTTCTTCGTGGAAACACATTACTCATTCGACCATAAAGGTGTGCATTTTATCGCCATAGACAACGTTTCAGATCCGCGGGCCGTGATCGGAGACGCACAGCTCGAGTGGCTGGCTTCAGACCTCAAGAAGCAGGATAAGGCGGCCCGGATCGTGATTCTCACCCATCGGCCCCTGTTTGACCTCTATCCGGCGTGGGATTGGGCCACACGCGACGGGGCCAAAGCGATTGATCTTTTCATGCCGTATGAAGATGTGACGGTTCTGTACGGACACATTCATCAGGAACACCATCAAAAGACAGGACATATCGCGCACCACGCCGCACGCGGACTCATGTATCCCCTTCCCGTCGCGGCGTCGGTTCCGAAAAAAGCCCCCGTGCCCTGGGATACTTCTCATCCGTACCGGGGATTAGGATTCCGCCGGGTAACCGTGGAAAACAAGAAAGGCGAGTACACGCTTACGGAACTTCCCGTGATTTAG
- a CDS encoding CapA family protein, producing MHRRRSLLSATITSALWLALLSSYVRAETFEPQSVPSQAQEDDQLVIVAVGDIMMGSVHPVNKLPPEDGKGIFDAVLENLKTGDIIFGNLEGPLVDHGVPEKCTRKLPQCYEFITPTRYADHLKDAGFNVVNIANNHTFDCGVSGVESTVNTLRAVGIEPAGGATIARMLKKGRRVAVVSFSFTLSDYAYSMLDVDTAKQIVKGLKQENDIVIVSFHGGNEGRSAMHTLDVNEKFLGEHRGNVVKFSRSVIDAGADLVLGHGPHVLRALEVHRGKLIVYSLGNFLTYKMFNVRGVNGLSIILTLRIDSSSGDFIGGRAVSIKLTKDGIPQIDPGHQGAVLLKQLTAADIKNGVLVVDERSGALLPARQKPSSFTQNSER from the coding sequence ATGCATAGACGAAGGAGCTTACTATCGGCGACGATAACATCGGCCCTGTGGCTGGCTCTTCTTTCAAGTTATGTGCGTGCCGAGACTTTTGAGCCTCAATCCGTCCCCTCTCAAGCACAAGAAGACGATCAGCTTGTGATCGTGGCCGTGGGCGACATCATGATGGGGTCTGTGCACCCGGTCAACAAGCTTCCCCCGGAAGACGGCAAGGGAATCTTCGACGCCGTTCTTGAAAACCTTAAAACGGGCGACATCATCTTCGGCAATCTCGAAGGCCCTCTGGTTGATCACGGTGTTCCGGAAAAATGCACGAGGAAATTGCCCCAGTGCTATGAGTTTATCACACCCACCAGATATGCGGACCACCTGAAAGACGCCGGCTTCAACGTGGTAAACATCGCCAACAACCATACGTTTGATTGTGGAGTGTCAGGCGTAGAAAGTACTGTCAATACGTTGAGAGCGGTGGGCATAGAACCCGCAGGCGGCGCCACCATCGCCCGGATGCTTAAAAAAGGGAGGCGGGTGGCCGTGGTTTCCTTCTCCTTCACGTTAAGCGATTATGCGTATTCCATGCTCGATGTTGACACGGCAAAACAGATTGTCAAAGGGCTTAAACAGGAAAACGATATCGTCATCGTCTCCTTTCACGGTGGAAACGAAGGAAGATCGGCGATGCACACACTGGATGTGAACGAGAAGTTCCTGGGTGAGCACCGGGGAAACGTCGTGAAGTTCTCCCGATCGGTCATCGATGCCGGCGCCGATCTTGTCCTGGGTCATGGGCCTCACGTGCTCAGGGCACTGGAGGTCCATAGGGGTAAGCTCATCGTTTACAGCCTGGGTAACTTCCTCACCTACAAGATGTTCAACGTGAGAGGGGTGAACGGTCTCAGTATTATTCTCACACTCAGGATAGATTCCTCAAGCGGTGACTTCATCGGAGGAAGGGCTGTTTCGATCAAACTCACTAAAGATGGCATCCCTCAGATCGACCCCGGACACCAGGGCGCGGTGCTGCTCAAGCAGCTTACGGCAGCAGATATCAAAAACGGCGTACTCGTTGTTGACGAACGGTCGGGCGCCCTTCTGCCTGCCCGGCAAAAGCCCTCCTCCTTCACTCAGAATTCAGAACGGTAA
- a CDS encoding radical SAM protein: MNVREVFSKAILTKTGISGYDFCVNPYVGCAHGCKYCYASFMKRFTGHPEPWGEFVDVKINAPQVLTRQLTRMSKGSVLLGTVTDPYQPLEKRYGITRGCLMALSAHQFPVHLLTRSPLVIRDIDLFKEFQDIEVGLSITTDDERIKKIFEPASPSIASRLEALKKIHDAGIETYVFIGPMLGLDPQRLIDAISDSADSVLIDRLNYSHKTVSIYRRFGLKRFLEDEYFRSTAMALKTGFEKRGIPTSVLFE, encoded by the coding sequence GTGAACGTCCGGGAAGTTTTTTCTAAGGCAATCCTCACGAAGACGGGTATCAGTGGCTATGATTTCTGCGTCAATCCTTATGTGGGGTGCGCCCATGGCTGCAAGTATTGCTACGCAAGTTTCATGAAACGGTTTACCGGGCACCCAGAGCCCTGGGGTGAGTTTGTGGATGTCAAAATTAACGCGCCTCAGGTGCTGACAAGGCAGCTTACGCGGATGAGCAAGGGAAGTGTGCTCCTGGGGACCGTCACCGATCCATACCAGCCGCTGGAAAAAAGGTATGGTATCACGCGCGGTTGTCTCATGGCTCTTTCTGCACATCAGTTCCCCGTTCATCTGCTTACGCGCTCTCCGCTTGTCATTCGTGACATCGATCTTTTCAAGGAGTTTCAGGATATTGAAGTCGGCCTCTCCATCACGACCGATGATGAAAGAATTAAAAAGATATTTGAACCGGCTTCGCCTTCCATTGCATCTCGCCTTGAGGCCTTGAAGAAGATCCACGACGCGGGAATAGAAACATACGTGTTCATTGGCCCCATGCTTGGCCTCGATCCACAAAGGCTCATCGACGCCATATCGGACAGTGCCGATTCCGTGCTCATCGATCGCCTGAATTACTCTCACAAGACCGTATCCATCTACCGCCGCTTCGGACTGAAGAGGTTCCTCGAGGATGAATATTTTCGCTCAACAGCCATGGCGCTCAAAACAGGATTTGAGAAAAGGGGCATCCCCACGAGCGTTCTCTTTGAGTGA
- a CDS encoding CoA-transferase — MDEYGEISDKLMSLDQAVRRFVRPGSQVALGGFTITRNPMAFVYEIARQGIRDLHLVCHSNGQALDVLIGAGCVKRLEIAYSGNGRYAPTCVRFKKAVELGDVEFEDYSNFQMGLRFLAGALDLPFMPVKSGLGSDLINRKGFSRKVRRESGVAPKKCALIQNPFSKDDDRVILVPALTPDLVVLHAQYVGDDGTVRIKGLTFADVEQAKAASAVVVTCEQIVPKSSIRLDPDQNTLPPFLVDAVVKAPFGAHPTGCYGFYDYDPLYLNLYKNAALDDDRYRRYLDEWVYGVGSHEQYLKKIGEKRLAEIKADPVLGYTPGLERK, encoded by the coding sequence ATGGACGAATATGGCGAGATTTCAGATAAGCTCATGAGCCTTGATCAGGCCGTGAGACGTTTTGTGAGGCCGGGAAGCCAGGTCGCGCTCGGCGGGTTTACCATTACGCGTAACCCCATGGCCTTCGTATATGAGATCGCGCGCCAGGGGATTAGAGATCTCCATCTGGTCTGTCATTCCAACGGGCAGGCCCTCGATGTCCTCATAGGAGCCGGATGTGTGAAGAGGCTCGAGATAGCGTATAGCGGGAATGGCCGTTATGCGCCGACCTGCGTGCGCTTTAAAAAGGCTGTGGAGTTAGGAGACGTAGAATTCGAAGACTATTCCAATTTTCAGATGGGCCTGCGCTTTCTCGCGGGTGCGCTGGATTTGCCTTTCATGCCTGTTAAGTCGGGACTCGGTTCTGATCTCATTAACCGGAAGGGATTTTCTCGTAAGGTCCGACGGGAGAGCGGTGTTGCCCCGAAGAAATGCGCGCTTATCCAAAACCCTTTTTCCAAAGACGATGACAGGGTGATTCTCGTGCCGGCGCTCACGCCCGACCTTGTCGTACTCCACGCGCAGTATGTAGGAGATGACGGAACGGTGAGGATCAAGGGGTTGACTTTCGCCGATGTGGAGCAGGCGAAAGCGGCAAGCGCGGTCGTTGTTACCTGCGAACAGATTGTTCCAAAATCGTCTATCCGACTCGACCCGGATCAGAACACCTTACCGCCTTTTCTTGTCGATGCGGTGGTAAAGGCGCCATTTGGCGCCCACCCTACAGGATGCTACGGCTTCTACGATTATGATCCCCTGTATTTGAATCTGTATAAGAACGCGGCCCTGGATGACGATCGCTACAGGAGATATCTTGATGAATGGGTCTATGGTGTGGGCTCACACGAGCAGTACCTGAAGAAAATAGGGGAAAAGAGGCTCGCAGAAATTAAGGCCGACCCTGTGCTTGGTTATACGCCCGGCCTTGAAAGGAAATGA
- a CDS encoding CoA-transferase, producing the protein MTTRYTDNEIMALNAGRLIKDGDIVFAGTGLSILAATAAKHVFAPRAVIFFETGGIDPSLQEMPMAVADLRVMSGTSINVGLIDAFCLLTHRRLHTIALLGAAEIDRYGNLNTTSIGDYHRPKTRFPGSGGAADAAALASGFIAFVKHEKRRFVERLDYLTSVGWYQGYDTRKRLGLKRGGPIAVVTNLGVMQFDASSKAMYLAEYYPGVTIERIVENTGFEMDVSRAREAPMPSDDELRLLRTEVDPQGLMCMTRKHHRI; encoded by the coding sequence ATGACCACGCGATACACCGACAACGAAATCATGGCGCTTAATGCCGGCAGGCTGATAAAGGACGGGGACATTGTCTTTGCCGGAACAGGCCTATCCATACTCGCCGCAACCGCTGCAAAGCATGTTTTTGCCCCGAGGGCGGTCATCTTCTTTGAGACGGGCGGGATCGACCCTTCGCTTCAGGAGATGCCCATGGCCGTGGCAGATTTGCGGGTCATGTCCGGAACATCCATAAACGTTGGTCTTATCGATGCCTTCTGTCTGCTGACGCACAGAAGGCTTCACACCATAGCCCTTCTCGGGGCCGCTGAGATTGACAGATATGGCAACCTGAACACAACATCCATCGGCGATTACCATCGCCCTAAGACACGGTTTCCCGGGAGTGGAGGCGCGGCTGATGCAGCGGCTCTTGCATCGGGGTTCATTGCTTTCGTTAAGCATGAGAAAAGACGTTTCGTGGAAAGACTCGATTATTTGACGAGCGTGGGGTGGTATCAGGGTTACGACACACGCAAAAGGCTCGGGCTAAAAAGAGGAGGACCTATTGCGGTGGTGACCAACCTGGGCGTCATGCAATTTGACGCGTCGTCTAAGGCCATGTACCTCGCAGAGTATTATCCGGGCGTAACCATCGAGAGGATCGTTGAGAATACCGGTTTCGAGATGGATGTTTCGAGGGCAAGAGAAGCGCCCATGCCAAGTGATGACGAACTGCGCCTTTTACGCACCGAGGTTGACCCGCAGGGACTCATGTGCATGACCCGCAAACATCACCGAATCTAG
- the tig gene encoding trigger factor, with protein MKVQVENVDGVRKKVEVLIPDETIDRIRETIYEEVRKNAKIKGFRQGKIPKPIITQYYKEYIDDELKKRMVQETMYEALLEAKVEPILEPRVDFLERAGEHGYTLECEVLPEVTLPEYKGIEVEAEPATVSDEDIDKRIEGLQHMHAEVVAKEGEALAALGDFVVVKYQGYHNGEPLKEVAAESYPLELGNAMLMPEFENGVIGMREKEEKDIEIAFPEDYPDKNIASKKIVFKVTMKEVKQKRLPEVNNEFAKDLSFENVDALRQGVRAELLKEKEAARKRDITQKIIESLLKGLVVPVPERVLERRVQGMIEEAKSRYNVGKLSPDEMASIEARLKADFEKKAEERIKVEIVLARIAEKEGIKADEKDLEERIKKIAEDTNKTYNEVRDVYEQYHLMGSLRETVIEEKTVDFLRDSAVVKEKA; from the coding sequence ATGAAGGTTCAGGTGGAAAACGTTGATGGCGTGCGAAAAAAGGTTGAGGTGCTCATTCCTGACGAGACGATTGACCGCATACGGGAGACGATTTACGAAGAGGTAAGGAAGAACGCGAAAATCAAAGGATTCAGGCAGGGCAAGATTCCGAAACCGATCATAACGCAGTACTACAAAGAATACATCGATGATGAGCTGAAAAAGAGAATGGTGCAGGAGACCATGTACGAGGCGCTCCTTGAGGCGAAGGTAGAACCAATCCTCGAACCGCGGGTAGACTTTCTGGAAAGGGCTGGTGAACATGGCTATACCCTCGAATGCGAAGTGCTTCCTGAAGTAACGCTTCCTGAATACAAGGGGATAGAAGTGGAAGCCGAACCGGCCACGGTGAGCGATGAAGACATCGACAAAAGAATAGAGGGCCTGCAGCATATGCACGCCGAGGTGGTCGCAAAAGAGGGCGAGGCATTAGCGGCCCTCGGTGATTTCGTGGTCGTCAAGTATCAGGGCTACCACAACGGGGAGCCGCTCAAAGAAGTTGCGGCCGAGTCATACCCGTTAGAGCTGGGTAACGCCATGCTCATGCCCGAGTTCGAAAATGGCGTGATAGGCATGAGGGAGAAGGAAGAAAAGGATATCGAAATCGCTTTTCCGGAGGATTATCCGGATAAAAACATCGCCTCCAAAAAGATTGTCTTCAAGGTAACGATGAAAGAAGTCAAACAGAAGAGACTTCCGGAAGTGAACAATGAGTTTGCCAAGGATTTGAGCTTCGAGAATGTCGACGCCTTGCGGCAAGGTGTGAGGGCGGAACTGCTCAAAGAGAAGGAAGCCGCGCGCAAACGCGACATTACACAGAAGATCATTGAGTCGCTGCTTAAGGGTCTTGTGGTGCCTGTGCCTGAGAGAGTCCTTGAGAGAAGGGTTCAGGGCATGATAGAAGAAGCAAAATCACGATACAATGTGGGTAAGCTGTCACCTGATGAAATGGCGTCGATCGAGGCCAGATTGAAAGCGGATTTTGAGAAAAAGGCCGAGGAGAGAATCAAGGTTGAAATCGTGCTTGCCCGGATTGCAGAGAAGGAAGGCATCAAGGCCGATGAGAAAGACCTGGAAGAACGGATAAAAAAGATTGCGGAAGATACCAATAAGACGTACAATGAAGTAAGGGACGTCTATGAACAGTACCACCTCATGGGAAGCCTGAGGGAGACCGTGATTGAGGAGAAAACGGTCGATTTTCTGCGGGACAGCGCCGTTGTAAAGGAGAAAGCATGA
- the clpP gene encoding ATP-dependent Clp endopeptidase proteolytic subunit ClpP, with product MSLVPIVIEKDGRGERAYDIYSRLLKERIIFLGDAIDDNIANIIIAQLLFLESEDPSKDIYLYINSPGGYITAGLAIYDTMQYVKAPIVTTCIGQAASMGAVLLAGGEKGKRYALPHSRILIHQPLGGAQGQASDIDIQAREILRMRQEINKILEKHTGQPLEKVAKDTERDYFMSAEQAIEYGIIDQILEKRF from the coding sequence ATGAGCCTTGTGCCAATCGTAATAGAAAAAGACGGCAGAGGGGAGAGGGCCTACGACATATACTCGCGGCTGCTCAAAGAGAGGATCATCTTTCTCGGGGATGCCATCGATGACAACATAGCCAATATCATCATAGCGCAGCTTCTGTTTCTCGAATCCGAAGACCCTTCCAAGGATATCTACCTTTATATAAATAGTCCCGGAGGCTATATAACGGCCGGTCTCGCGATTTATGATACCATGCAGTATGTGAAGGCGCCTATCGTGACGACCTGTATCGGTCAGGCGGCAAGCATGGGTGCGGTGCTTTTGGCGGGCGGAGAAAAGGGAAAGCGCTATGCCCTGCCTCATTCAAGAATCCTCATCCACCAGCCCCTCGGCGGTGCACAGGGACAGGCGAGCGATATCGACATTCAAGCCAGGGAGATCCTGAGAATGCGGCAAGAAATCAACAAGATACTCGAGAAACACACGGGACAGCCCCTCGAAAAGGTTGCCAAGGACACAGAACGCGATTATTTTATGAGCGCCGAACAGGCCATCGAGTATGGCATCATCGACCAAATACTTGAAAAGAGGTTTTAA